One Salvia splendens isolate huo1 chromosome 12, SspV2, whole genome shotgun sequence genomic window carries:
- the LOC121756841 gene encoding glucan endo-1,3-beta-glucosidase 3-like isoform X2: protein MGLFFLALILMAISATYADEEAAFIGVNIGTALSNMPDPTQVVALLKSQQIRHVRLFDAGRAMLLALANTGIHVTVSVPNDQLLGIGQSNTTAANWVSRNILAYVPATNITAIAVGSEVLTTLPNAAPVLVSAMSFIHSALMASNLGSRIKVSTPHSSSIILDPFPPSQAFFNRSWEPVMVPLLKFLQSTDSYLMLNVYPYYDYMKANGAISLDYALFRPLLPTKEAVDLNTLLHYINVFDAVVDAAYFATSNLNFTNIPVVVTESGWPSKGDASEPDATADNANTYNSNLIRHILNNTGSPKHPGIAVSTYIYELYNEDLRLGPISEKNWGLFDGNGVPVYILRLTGSGTVLANDTTNQTYCVAREGADRKMLQAALDWACGPGKVDCSPLLQGQPCYEPDTVAAHASYAFDVYYHRMAMGEGTCNFNGVATITTTDSSHGSCIFSGCAGRNSTFTNTSSIAPSSNTTVSGGHSRYLCSKDSYRHTLVLLLGFVLWSVVYL, encoded by the exons ATGGGGTTATTTTTTCTTGCTCTTATCTTGATGGCAATTTCTGCTACTTATGCTGATGAAGAAG CTGCTTTCATCGGCGTAAACATAGGAACTGCCCTCTCCAACATGCCAGACCCGACCCAAGTGGTGGCCCTTTTGAAGTCTCAGCAAATCCGACATGTAAGGCTTTTTGATGCCGGCAGAGCAATGCTACTAGCACTTGCTAATACCGGTATACATGTTACTGTATCCGTGCCTAATGATCAACTTTTAGGCATCGGGCAGTCTAATACCACTGCGGCCAATTGGGTTTCTCGCAATATTCTTGCTTATGTCCCTGCCACTAACATAACTGCGATAGCAGTTGGCTCTGAAGTTCTAACCACACTTCCCAATGCTGCTCCAGTTCTCGTCTCCGCGATGAGTTTTATTCATTCTGCCCTCATGGCTTCTAATCTTGGCTCCCGCATTAAAGTTTCCACTCCACACTCGTCTTCCATAATCCTTGACCCGTTCCCACCCTCTCAAGCTTTCTTTAATCGCTCATGGGAACCCGTCATGGTGCCATTgctcaagtttttgcaatctaCAGACTCTTATCTTATGCTAAATGTTTATCCTTACTACGACTACATGAAAGCCAATGGTGCCATTTCTTTGGACTATGCTCTATTCCGGCCACTTCTTCCAACCAAGGAAGCTGTTGATCTCAACACGCTCCTTCACTACATCAATGTCTTTGATGCTGTTGTTGATGCAGCGTATTTTGCAACATCGAATCTGAACTTCACTAACATTCCCGTTGTAGTGACCGAGTCAGGCTGGCCTTCCAAGGGTGACGCTTCCGAGCCAGATGCCACTGCCGATAACGCCAACACTTACAATAGTAACCTCATCAGGCACATTCTCAATAACACGGGAAGCCCAAAACATCCTGGAATTGCTGTTAGTACTTATATTTATGAGCTATACAATGAGGATCTTAGGCTGGGACCCATTTCAGAGAAGAACTGGGGGCTCTTTGATGGCAATGGGGTTCCGGTTTATATACTGCGCCTGACCGGCTCAGGGACTGTGTTGGCAAACGACACTACGAATCAAACTTATTGTGTTGCAAGGGAAGGCGCTGACAGGAAGATGTTACAGGCAGCATTGGATTGGGCATGTGGGCCAGGCAAAGTTGATTGCTCTCCTTTATTGCAGGGGCAGCCATGCTATGAACCTGATACTGTTGCTGCCCATGCTTCGTATGCTTTTGATGTATACTATCACCGGATGGCAATGGGTGAGGGGACCTGTAACTTTAATGGCGTAGCTACCATCACCACAACGGACTCAA GTCATGGTTCTTGCATTTTTTCGGGATG TGCTGGAAGAAACAGCACCTTCACAAACACCTCATCCATCGCTCCATCATCCAATACCACGGTGTCTGGTGGTCATTCGCGCTATTTGTGCAGCAAAGATTCTTACAGGCACACTCTAGTACTGCTACTTGGTTTTGTGTTATGGAGTGTCGTATATTTGTAA
- the LOC121756841 gene encoding glucan endo-1,3-beta-glucosidase 2-like isoform X1, producing MPDPTQVVALLKSQQIRHVRLFDAGRAMLLALANTGIHVTVSVPNDQLLGIGQSNTTAANWVSRNILAYVPATNITAIAVGSEVLTTLPNAAPVLVSAMSFIHSALMASNLGSRIKVSTPHSSSIILDPFPPSQAFFNRSWEPVMVPLLKFLQSTDSYLMLNVYPYYDYMKANGAISLDYALFRPLLPTKEAVDLNTLLHYINVFDAVVDAAYFATSNLNFTNIPVVVTESGWPSKGDASEPDATADNANTYNSNLIRHILNNTGSPKHPGIAVSTYIYELYNEDLRLGPISEKNWGLFDGNGVPVYILRLTGSGTVLANDTTNQTYCVAREGADRKMLQAALDWACGPGKVDCSPLLQGQPCYEPDTVAAHASYAFDVYYHRMAMGEGTCNFNGVATITTTDSSHGSCIFSGWY from the exons ATGCCAGACCCGACCCAAGTGGTGGCCCTTTTGAAGTCTCAGCAAATCCGACATGTAAGGCTTTTTGATGCCGGCAGAGCAATGCTACTAGCACTTGCTAATACCGGTATACATGTTACTGTATCCGTGCCTAATGATCAACTTTTAGGCATCGGGCAGTCTAATACCACTGCGGCCAATTGGGTTTCTCGCAATATTCTTGCTTATGTCCCTGCCACTAACATAACTGCGATAGCAGTTGGCTCTGAAGTTCTAACCACACTTCCCAATGCTGCTCCAGTTCTCGTCTCCGCGATGAGTTTTATTCATTCTGCCCTCATGGCTTCTAATCTTGGCTCCCGCATTAAAGTTTCCACTCCACACTCGTCTTCCATAATCCTTGACCCGTTCCCACCCTCTCAAGCTTTCTTTAATCGCTCATGGGAACCCGTCATGGTGCCATTgctcaagtttttgcaatctaCAGACTCTTATCTTATGCTAAATGTTTATCCTTACTACGACTACATGAAAGCCAATGGTGCCATTTCTTTGGACTATGCTCTATTCCGGCCACTTCTTCCAACCAAGGAAGCTGTTGATCTCAACACGCTCCTTCACTACATCAATGTCTTTGATGCTGTTGTTGATGCAGCGTATTTTGCAACATCGAATCTGAACTTCACTAACATTCCCGTTGTAGTGACCGAGTCAGGCTGGCCTTCCAAGGGTGACGCTTCCGAGCCAGATGCCACTGCCGATAACGCCAACACTTACAATAGTAACCTCATCAGGCACATTCTCAATAACACGGGAAGCCCAAAACATCCTGGAATTGCTGTTAGTACTTATATTTATGAGCTATACAATGAGGATCTTAGGCTGGGACCCATTTCAGAGAAGAACTGGGGGCTCTTTGATGGCAATGGGGTTCCGGTTTATATACTGCGCCTGACCGGCTCAGGGACTGTGTTGGCAAACGACACTACGAATCAAACTTATTGTGTTGCAAGGGAAGGCGCTGACAGGAAGATGTTACAGGCAGCATTGGATTGGGCATGTGGGCCAGGCAAAGTTGATTGCTCTCCTTTATTGCAGGGGCAGCCATGCTATGAACCTGATACTGTTGCTGCCCATGCTTCGTATGCTTTTGATGTATACTATCACCGGATGGCAATGGGTGAGGGGACCTGTAACTTTAATGGCGTAGCTACCATCACCACAACGGACTCAA GTCATGGTTCTTGCATTTTTTCGGGATGGTACTGA